The Rosa rugosa chromosome 3, drRosRugo1.1, whole genome shotgun sequence sequence AAAGTCGGGGCCAAAGGCTAAGTGTGCATCTGGCCTACAATCATATTTAAAGTTTTAAAGTATTACGTGTTGTACGTTATTTtgcttttctgtttttctttaaGCATCGGATCTCATCTGCACATATTTCCATTTTCCAATAAAATATTATGTACATATCCCAAGCTGGACGCACCATCGACTAAAgcagaacaaaaaagaaatgaaaagaaaagactaAAGCAAATGCATAATGCGCAACGATGAGTCAGGGACCCCGGGTGTAAAAATAGTGAGTCTtgatatctctctctccccacaAGTCTACCTTAGTCTCTCTATTTATATCGTTATCTATTGATCGCTATAGTTGTAAAGCAAGACATGATGAGTTCCAATATATCTTTCTGTGCTTCAATTCTGTTTTCTATCTGTTTCCTCCATTTATGTTTGCAACATGATCAAGTTGAAGCTCAACCGGGCGGCTTTGCAAGCCCCCGACTTCGAAATGCCTTCAATGTGATTCAAAACTTCAAGTCCAAAATCCAGAGTGACCCTAAAAGAGTCACAGCAACATGGGTTGGCAATAATGTATGCAACTACACGGGCTTTACCTGTGCAGTTGTTCCGGACTTCAAGCAGAGATCGGTTATTGGAGTCGACTTCAATGGTTTCTTGTTTGGCGGCAAAGGTTCCAGGCTCCCCCTCGGTGGCTTCATCGACAAGTTAGACGACTTGGTCTTCTTCCATGCAAACTCCAATAACTTCACAGGCACAGTCCCGCCTGGCACAGCTAAACATCGATTCTTCTATGAGCTCGACCTCAGCAACAACAAGCTCTCTGGGGCGTTCCCAACAGAAGTTCTTGCTGCCTCGAACTTGACTTTCTTGGATCTCCGGTTCAACTCGTTTAACAACTCTGTTCCTTCCACGGTGTTTAACCTAGACGTTGATGTACTCTTCCTCAACAACAATAATCTCTTTCAGCAGATTCCTAGAACTCTTGGCTCGACTCCAGCCCATTATATCACTTTCGCTAACAACAAATTCTCCGGTACAATCCCAAGAAGCATTGGCCAAGCATCAAACACTCTTTATGAGGTTCTCTTCCTGAAGAACGGCCTTTCAGGTACTACAGTCTGAAATTTCAATTAGAAATTCTCTTATGTCTCTTTTTCTACCTGATTCGAAATTAGATGCAATTTCTTTGTTGTAATGCTGAATTTATCAAGTTTGTTCATCCAGGAAGCTCACATAATAATGTGTCGGTGCACATATATGTACGAGTTTTTGCGCAAAACACTTGTTTGTGTCATAGTTGATCATCTCACTACTATTTGCATTTTGTCACACGTGCATTCAATTAAATATGGTAAAAGAGAAGTGAACTGTTTCATTTGTATGTTATCTGTCTCCTTCCacccttagagcaagttcacccgtagtcaagaaatgtcaaggtcgaaaagtcaagaattcgaccagtcaagttactgttcactgccactggacatgggttagcacctgttttttttcttgaccggtcaagactgttcattattttattttttcactgttcattgatttttttacagttttatttcactgttcattgtgtaactatgaaatataattttttttgggtgagatgtaaaataaatggtaggtatttatagagaaatgtTTAGAATTTTTAACAATATTTTCTCTCACCGTTTTGTTAACGTTACAacactatatatacatataattgCACCACCGTTGGATCTGAACATTAATTGAAAACAACGGCCCAGATTAAGGCCATGACGTCTCTCTCTTTAATTGGCCGCTGACGTCACCCATGTGGCCTGATGGGCTGAGCTGGCTTGCTTCTTTGCCTGGGCAAGCAATATGTCAAGGCCATGACCTTTTTCTTGGCCTGGGTCAAAAAAGGCCATCTTTTGTCCAGTCAAAAAGGGACCGGTGGAAGGAGAAAAATCATGCCCATAATCAACACCTCAGCAATCTGAGCTGGTGACCGGTCAAGACATGCACcgctgcacttgctcttagAATGAAGTCAATGAACCATATCATCTTAC is a genomic window containing:
- the LOC133739134 gene encoding uncharacterized protein At4g06744-like translates to MMSSNISFCASILFSICFLHLCLQHDQVEAQPGGFASPRLRNAFNVIQNFKSKIQSDPKRVTATWVGNNVCNYTGFTCAVVPDFKQRSVIGVDFNGFLFGGKGSRLPLGGFIDKLDDLVFFHANSNNFTGTVPPGTAKHRFFYELDLSNNKLSGAFPTEVLAASNLTFLDLRFNSFNNSVPSTVFNLDVDVLFLNNNNLFQQIPRTLGSTPAHYITFANNKFSGTIPRSIGQASNTLYEVLFLKNGLSGCLPMEIGNLKQSTVFDVSFNQLTGPIPLSFGCLSNVQLLNLANNKFYGAVPESVCQLPKLAKLTLAKNWFTQVGPQCRKLIKKGVLDIKLNCILDLPNQRSAADCANFFSKPRICPNERSLTIIPCRRRSSSSTSSEEKSDGPQALAPAPLSYRTLVPHRL